The Exiguobacterium aurantiacum DSM 6208 genome includes a window with the following:
- the queD gene encoding 6-carboxytetrahydropterin synthase QueD yields the protein MKNAPFLAPTSVEAKQDGSLIYCKHRVQIVKEVTFDAAHHLFDYDGKCRALHGHTYKLQMGISGFLDNRGMTLDFGDLKAIFKEELEPYLDHRYLNESLPYMNTTAENMCYWIFEQLAKHLPDERDVRVEFVKLYETPTSYAEFRREWLVD from the coding sequence ATGAAGAACGCCCCGTTCCTCGCCCCGACGAGCGTCGAAGCCAAACAAGACGGCTCGCTCATCTACTGTAAACATCGCGTCCAAATCGTCAAAGAAGTGACGTTTGACGCCGCCCACCACTTGTTCGATTACGACGGCAAGTGCCGTGCGCTCCATGGCCATACGTATAAACTGCAAATGGGCATTAGCGGCTTTTTAGACAACCGCGGGATGACGCTCGACTTCGGTGACTTGAAAGCCATCTTCAAAGAAGAGCTCGAACCGTATCTCGACCATCGCTATTTGAACGAATCGTTGCCCTATATGAATACGACTGCTGAAAACATGTGCTATTGGATTTTCGAGCAACTCGCCAAACACTTGCCTGACGAGCGCGACGTCCGTGTCGAATTCGTCAAATTGTACGAGACGCCGACCTCATACGCCGAGTTCCGCCGTGAATGGTTGGTGGACTGA
- the queE gene encoding 7-carboxy-7-deazaguanine synthase QueE, which translates to MKIPVLEVFGPTFQGEGRAIGQKTMFVRTAGCDYRCSWCDSAFTWDGSEKPDMLSADAIIERLDALGTYDYVTISGGNPLLIAGMKDLVDKLKARGVKLAVETQGSRYQDWLTQIDDVTLSPKPPSSGMSTDWEKLDAIVERLRPEQTTFKVAVFDEVDLAYAKQVQTRYTPDVMYLSAGNPEPGADGDITDAQLRRLKQLWEDVARDPSWQSVRVLPQLHTLLYANERGV; encoded by the coding sequence ATGAAAATTCCTGTCCTCGAAGTATTCGGCCCGACGTTTCAAGGGGAAGGCCGCGCCATCGGACAGAAGACGATGTTCGTCCGGACCGCCGGTTGCGATTATCGCTGTTCTTGGTGCGACTCCGCCTTTACATGGGACGGCTCGGAGAAACCGGACATGCTGTCGGCCGATGCCATCATCGAACGGCTCGACGCGCTCGGCACGTACGACTACGTCACGATCTCTGGCGGCAACCCGCTCCTCATCGCCGGCATGAAAGATTTAGTGGATAAGCTGAAGGCACGCGGCGTCAAGCTCGCCGTCGAGACGCAAGGGAGCCGCTATCAAGACTGGCTCACGCAAATCGACGACGTGACACTCAGCCCGAAACCGCCGTCGTCCGGCATGTCGACCGATTGGGAGAAACTCGACGCGATCGTCGAACGACTCCGCCCGGAACAGACGACGTTCAAAGTCGCCGTTTTCGATGAAGTCGATCTCGCTTACGCGAAACAAGTCCAGACGCGCTATACGCCGGACGTCATGTATTTGTCAGCAGGTAACCCAGAGCCTGGTGCGGACGGTGACATCACCGACGCCCAGCTCCGTCGCTTGAAACAATTATGGGAAGACGTCGCGCGCGACCCGTCGTGGCAAAGCGTCCGTGTCTTGCCACAGTTACACACATTACTGTACGCCAACGAACGTGGCGTCTAA
- the queF gene encoding preQ(1) synthase yields the protein MRPEDLQDLSLLGQKSVPYIFEYAPDVLEAFPNRHPENDYFVKFNAPEFTSLCPITNQPDFATIYISYIPDEKLVESKSLKLYLFSFRNHGDFHENCINVIGKDLVKLMEPRYLEVWGKFTPRGGISIDPYYNYGKPGTKYEKMAEHRLFNHDLYPETVDNR from the coding sequence ATGAGACCAGAAGACTTACAAGACTTGTCGCTCCTCGGACAGAAGAGCGTCCCATACATTTTTGAATACGCACCGGACGTCCTCGAGGCGTTCCCGAACCGTCATCCGGAGAACGACTACTTCGTGAAGTTCAACGCACCGGAGTTCACATCACTTTGCCCAATCACGAACCAACCGGACTTCGCGACGATTTACATCTCATACATCCCGGACGAGAAGCTCGTCGAGTCGAAATCGCTCAAACTGTACTTGTTCAGCTTCCGTAACCACGGCGACTTCCACGAGAACTGCATCAACGTCATCGGGAAAGACCTCGTCAAGTTGATGGAGCCGCGCTACCTGGAAGTGTGGGGCAAGTTCACGCCACGCGGCGGCATCTCGATCGATCCATACTACAACTACGGGAAGCCAGGCACGAAATACGAAAAAATGGCGGAACACCGACTCTTCAACCACGATTTATACCCGGAGACGGTCGACAACCGTTAA
- a CDS encoding TVP38/TMEM64 family protein has translation MNKWKTQWMIAIVLIIFGTATLLYQWIDLRPGEIRDYIVQFGWLAPAVYIVLFTVRPLILFPTSVLSVAGGLAFGTLPGVVYTVIGATLSALVAYYIAICFGDRFVRHFETSDYEKIQHKIEEDGFFYVLILRLIPLVNFDLVSYASGLAKVRLPAYVVATMVGMIPGAFANNFLGSSIASGDLKMVILALAVFVVLTLVATVFREPIKQQINRYKKK, from the coding sequence ATGAACAAATGGAAAACGCAGTGGATGATTGCGATTGTCTTGATCATATTCGGTACAGCGACGCTCCTCTATCAGTGGATCGACTTGCGGCCTGGAGAGATTCGAGATTACATCGTCCAATTCGGCTGGCTCGCCCCGGCCGTTTATATCGTCCTGTTCACCGTTCGTCCATTGATCTTATTTCCGACGTCCGTCTTGTCCGTCGCGGGCGGACTGGCGTTCGGGACGTTGCCGGGTGTCGTCTATACGGTCATCGGCGCCACGCTCAGCGCGCTCGTCGCGTATTATATAGCGATTTGCTTCGGGGACCGCTTTGTGCGACATTTTGAAACGAGCGACTATGAGAAAATCCAACATAAAATCGAAGAGGACGGGTTCTTTTACGTGTTGATTTTACGGTTGATTCCGCTCGTCAACTTTGACTTGGTCAGTTACGCCTCAGGGCTCGCGAAAGTGAGGCTCCCGGCTTACGTAGTCGCGACCATGGTCGGCATGATCCCTGGTGCGTTCGCGAACAACTTTCTCGGCAGCAGCATCGCGAGCGGTGACTTGAAGATGGTCATCCTCGCCCTGGCCGTCTTCGTCGTGCTGACGCTCGTCGCGACCGTGTTCCGGGAACCAATCAAACAACAAATCAACCGCTATAAAAAGAAGTAG
- a CDS encoding GNAT family N-acetyltransferase has translation MSTTSSFIVKDVTTNFKDFEEEFFNLYRTLYGDIDQLRFKERLYRHANPLVLLAFSDERLVGFKIGYEAEPYRFYSWAGGVHPEFQKHGIGRKLMDTQLEWVKAQGFHSIRTKARNTNKGVIILNLLCGYDIMGAYTEDHEPRIMMEKQLN, from the coding sequence ATGAGTACGACCAGTTCATTTATCGTGAAAGATGTGACGACGAATTTCAAAGACTTTGAAGAGGAATTCTTTAACCTGTACCGCACGTTATACGGGGACATCGATCAACTTCGTTTTAAAGAGCGACTGTACCGCCATGCGAACCCGCTCGTGTTGCTCGCGTTCTCGGACGAGCGTCTCGTCGGTTTCAAAATCGGCTACGAGGCCGAGCCGTATCGTTTTTATAGCTGGGCCGGCGGTGTCCACCCCGAGTTTCAAAAGCATGGCATCGGACGCAAGCTGATGGACACGCAACTCGAATGGGTGAAAGCGCAAGGGTTCCATTCGATTCGGACGAAAGCGCGCAACACGAACAAGGGTGTCATCATCTTGAACTTGTTGTGTGGCTACGACATCATGGGGGCGTATACGGAAGATCACGAACCACGCATCATGATGGAGAAACAATTGAACTGA